The Pedobacter roseus genome contains a region encoding:
- a CDS encoding PorP/SprF family type IX secretion system membrane protein, with amino-acid sequence MKFFYTLSVFTCLFFSGYGQEIPRSTQYIFNNILLNPALSGIDNYTDLKIGLRKQWSGLEGSPSTQYLSLSTAIGEDFVRSNVNSFAGNGENPMSRSYVNNYTAAEPHHGIGLVAMTDKAGLIRQTNVGVTYAYHLGLTNEINLSLGLSAGFKSINVDVRGIVADESGDPLFSADYNNKIRPDVGAGIWLYSPRFFAGLSAKQLIGNKSSVVGNKVKIDAYQAATFYGTAGYKIFLDEDIAMIPSALITYWTNAPAAFDANLKFAYKDKFWVGSSFRNNDSFSLLAGFNVASLVNLSYSYDVNTSGLRSVNNGTHEIVLGILLNNRYQVACPSRQF; translated from the coding sequence ATGAAGTTTTTTTACACGCTCTCTGTGTTCACTTGTCTGTTTTTTTCTGGCTATGGACAGGAAATTCCACGGAGTACCCAATATATTTTCAATAATATCCTGTTGAACCCTGCATTATCGGGTATCGACAACTACACCGATTTAAAAATTGGTCTGCGTAAACAATGGAGCGGTTTAGAAGGCTCGCCAAGCACACAGTATCTTTCTTTGAGTACGGCTATTGGCGAAGATTTTGTGCGTAGCAACGTAAACTCATTCGCAGGCAATGGCGAAAACCCGATGAGCAGGAGTTATGTGAATAATTACACGGCTGCTGAGCCACACCATGGCATTGGTTTGGTAGCAATGACGGATAAAGCGGGTTTAATCAGGCAAACCAACGTGGGTGTAACTTATGCTTATCACCTTGGGCTTACCAATGAAATCAATTTATCGCTGGGGTTATCTGCAGGGTTTAAATCGATCAATGTTGATGTACGTGGAATTGTAGCCGATGAGTCGGGCGATCCATTATTTTCTGCCGATTACAACAATAAAATCAGACCAGATGTTGGCGCTGGTATCTGGTTGTATAGTCCGAGGTTTTTTGCAGGCCTTTCGGCTAAGCAGCTTATTGGTAATAAGAGCAGTGTGGTAGGTAATAAGGTTAAAATTGACGCTTACCAGGCAGCTACTTTTTACGGCACGGCCGGCTATAAAATATTCCTGGATGAAGATATTGCCATGATACCATCTGCATTGATAACTTATTGGACCAATGCCCCTGCCGCATTTGATGCCAACCTGAAATTTGCCTATAAAGATAAATTCTGGGTAGGCAGCAGTTTCAGGAATAATGATTCTTTTTCGCTTCTGGCAGGATTTAACGTTGCCTCGTTGGTAAACCTGAGCTATTCGTATGATGTAAATACTTCAGGTTTACGCTCGGTAAATAATGGTACCCACGAAATTGTATTGGGCATTTTATTAAACAACCGTTATCAGGTAGCATGCCCAAGCAGGCAGTTTTAA
- a CDS encoding efflux transporter outer membrane subunit, which yields MNFRYKHSILIGLAIVTLSACVTKKYERPQLTSEGLYRDNSTTDTTTMADLQWKTLFSDTTLQSLIQQGINENLDLKQAIERIKIAEATLIQSRGALLPSLQADVNVTDNKASAAAQNFPAGININLETQTYKAQLSTSWEADIWGKLTSAKRGAYATLLQSDAAKRAVQTQLIATIANNYYTLLALDKQLAITEQTIKVRTQDVETMKALKQGAVVNGAAVVQSEANLYAAQVTVPDLKRSIKEAENALSILVAKAPNAINRTTLDQQTPYANLQTGVSAQLLKNRPDVIAAEFGFRSAFENTNVAKAYFYPALTITAAGGLSSLQLSDFFSKSIFYNLVGGLTQPIFAKGANKARLKTAEANQQIAFYTFQQTLLTGGQEVSNALYAYQTAAEKEETRAKQIASLTKAVDFTKELLRYSSATNYTDVLTSEQSLLSAQLSGINDRLQKLQSVVNLYRALGGGWK from the coding sequence ATGAATTTTAGATATAAGCATTCCATTTTAATAGGTTTAGCCATTGTTACCCTGAGTGCCTGCGTAACTAAAAAATACGAACGCCCCCAGCTAACAAGCGAAGGTTTATACCGCGATAATAGTACAACAGATACCACTACGATGGCAGACCTGCAGTGGAAAACGCTGTTTTCGGATACCACCTTACAATCGTTAATCCAGCAGGGCATAAATGAAAATTTAGACCTGAAACAGGCGATTGAGCGGATCAAAATTGCAGAGGCTACTTTAATACAGAGCCGTGGTGCATTGCTGCCAAGCTTACAGGCCGATGTAAACGTAACCGATAATAAGGCATCTGCAGCTGCACAGAATTTTCCCGCTGGAATTAACATTAATTTAGAAACCCAAACCTACAAAGCACAACTGAGTACCAGTTGGGAAGCTGATATATGGGGAAAGTTAACCAGTGCAAAACGTGGTGCTTATGCTACATTGCTACAAAGCGATGCCGCAAAAAGAGCCGTACAAACACAATTGATTGCTACCATTGCCAATAATTATTATACCTTATTAGCCCTTGATAAGCAACTGGCCATTACAGAGCAAACCATTAAGGTTAGAACCCAGGATGTGGAAACCATGAAAGCACTAAAGCAAGGTGCGGTAGTTAATGGTGCAGCAGTAGTACAAAGTGAAGCCAATTTATATGCGGCTCAGGTAACCGTACCGGATTTAAAAAGAAGCATAAAAGAAGCTGAAAATGCTTTAAGTATATTGGTAGCCAAAGCGCCAAATGCGATTAACCGTACTACACTGGATCAGCAAACCCCTTACGCCAATTTACAAACAGGCGTTTCTGCACAGTTGTTAAAAAACCGTCCGGATGTAATTGCTGCCGAATTTGGATTCAGATCAGCTTTTGAAAACACCAATGTAGCTAAAGCTTACTTTTATCCTGCTTTAACTATTACCGCAGCAGGTGGTTTATCGAGTTTGCAGTTAAGCGATTTCTTCAGCAAATCTATCTTCTATAATTTAGTGGGAGGTTTAACCCAGCCGATTTTTGCAAAAGGGGCCAATAAAGCACGTTTAAAAACAGCAGAAGCCAATCAGCAGATTGCTTTTTACACTTTCCAACAAACCCTTTTAACCGGCGGACAGGAAGTATCAAACGCATTATATGCTTACCAAACCGCTGCAGAAAAAGAGGAAACAAGGGCGAAGCAGATTGCTTCATTAACCAAAGCAGTCGATTTTACCAAAGAGTTATTGCGTTACAGCTCGGCAACAAATTATACTGATGTACTAACTTCAGAACAAAGTTTATTAAGCGCTCAGTTGAGCGGTATTAACGATAGATTACAAAAACTGCAATCAGTTGTTAACCTATACCGTGCATTAGGCGGTGGCTGGAAATAA
- a CDS encoding gliding motility-associated C-terminal domain-containing protein has product MRLSKLLALFVGLFFFNNIYAQTYVVTSNADSGPGTLREGLMQAAAANRTTTFTINFNLPGTPSDNANRTIRLRSALPVVSSNVIIDGSSQTAWPALGVSGAKVILEPEYPNSTFSGLTIGQSLDTQIQTTGVEVYGLYIRNFATITNLQNVNTAQGSGIVIDYRANNITIGAPGKGNVIGGNINGIAIRNNYIYSNITATKIKIQSNLIGVIYDGITPNTNVFGISANLYDSALDIGGDNGGEGNVIAANRINLDITRSSYSTTARFDINIINNKIGVDYTGKKDFHELPIFLSSSSLEIAGLKVNAINTALYVRNNIIGGNRTTGVSITNSDFILTGNAIGTDAAGAVVMGNGIGVKIEAGAGGTIGGATPAEVNLIANNSFGVETVSSKPVKITRNSFFCNRTFGIGKTLTILQPYIQVLKKRNDYVSGRATPNSEVELFYTVNCQGICEGKIYIATVQTGSDGRWEYNGTLTGMVTATASLLNATTSPFSTAELLPNEAIVEPVTCNANGSITIPEPREGFTFSWVKIETDGSRVPKGNTQSITNLEVGTYEVTVDDGCKAFPSVFIIKDQKLTKPNIQPISPACGQTSFTYTAEVLRGKGVLKYKWTNTATNVVVSTANPANLPEGTYFVTVSDEANCSLDSDPITVKRKPKIIITSTTAPKHATCGSQNGAIKDLKFTDFTGTMTYKWYKPDLLTGALGDVIATTADLQNVEGGNYTIVVTDQGECGSTSASYFIITDNTIQISDASIRKNETCNSSNGTIGGITLTDADGYEWIGPDGITIKKGTYSVGTSLLIENLKAGSYRLWASNSKSTCPRVPRDFVVTATPLPVYNFSHRESPTTCGLINGTIDLDFSSALPYRYEWKDQAGNIVLSTKTTTSISLKNLPGGTYTMYAYDINNCSPVIMGPYTIEVTPLLTIVPKTGTTVKDGCTLQRGAVTGVEVIGGVPGYTFKWLNETGEAVQFTQDLTKIGAGIYRLEVKDKTACGYAISEPFTIVDEPFKILAPIINDLRVCYVSDIVLPVIAPEEGTYQLFEKLDDTKPFLESTTGIFKFKVAKTADYYIRRKLGSCTSEFTKVHVEVTHDNLEITNTMTPNGDGMNDVWQVRGLPDFKGTNIKIYTRGGQLVYESIGNYNKPFDGRFRDKELPAGVYYYVIDLRAECKPLGGSITLLR; this is encoded by the coding sequence ATGCGTCTCTCAAAACTGCTGGCCCTGTTTGTGGGCTTATTTTTCTTTAATAATATTTACGCTCAAACTTATGTGGTTACCAGTAATGCCGATAGCGGCCCTGGAACATTAAGGGAAGGCTTAATGCAAGCTGCTGCAGCCAACAGAACAACTACTTTTACCATCAATTTTAATTTACCGGGCACCCCTAGCGATAATGCCAACCGCACCATCAGGTTGCGTTCTGCCCTACCTGTGGTCTCATCCAATGTAATAATCGACGGAAGCTCACAAACGGCATGGCCAGCACTTGGCGTTTCGGGAGCAAAAGTAATTTTAGAACCCGAATATCCCAACAGCACCTTTTCAGGGTTAACAATCGGGCAGTCTTTGGATACTCAAATTCAAACCACTGGTGTGGAAGTATATGGTTTGTACATCAGAAATTTCGCTACCATCACCAATTTACAAAATGTTAACACAGCCCAGGGATCGGGTATTGTGATCGACTACCGTGCAAATAACATCACCATTGGCGCCCCCGGAAAAGGAAATGTAATTGGTGGAAATATTAACGGTATTGCCATTCGGAATAACTACATCTATAGTAACATCACCGCCACTAAAATTAAGATCCAATCGAATTTAATCGGGGTAATATACGATGGGATTACCCCCAACACCAATGTTTTTGGTATATCTGCCAATTTATACGACAGTGCTTTGGATATTGGTGGTGACAATGGTGGCGAAGGCAACGTAATTGCCGCAAACCGGATCAATTTAGACATTACCCGCTCATCTTACTCCACCACTGCAAGATTTGACATCAATATCATCAATAACAAAATCGGTGTCGACTACACAGGCAAGAAAGATTTTCATGAGTTACCTATTTTTCTTTCGTCCTCCTCTTTAGAAATTGCAGGTTTAAAGGTTAATGCCATCAATACAGCACTTTATGTGCGCAACAATATTATTGGTGGAAATAGAACCACTGGTGTTTCGATTACCAATTCAGATTTTATTCTAACGGGCAACGCAATCGGAACAGATGCCGCCGGAGCTGTGGTGATGGGCAATGGCATCGGCGTTAAAATAGAAGCAGGCGCAGGTGGAACAATCGGTGGGGCAACTCCGGCAGAAGTTAACTTAATTGCCAATAACAGCTTCGGGGTTGAAACCGTATCTTCTAAACCTGTAAAAATTACAAGGAACAGTTTCTTTTGTAACAGGACATTTGGAATTGGAAAAACATTAACTATTCTTCAACCCTATATCCAGGTCCTCAAAAAAAGGAATGACTACGTTTCTGGCAGGGCTACACCTAACTCAGAAGTAGAACTGTTTTATACCGTAAACTGTCAGGGTATCTGCGAGGGTAAAATCTATATTGCCACTGTACAAACTGGTAGTGATGGCCGCTGGGAGTACAATGGAACCCTTACCGGAATGGTTACCGCAACTGCCAGTTTGTTAAATGCAACTACCTCACCATTTTCTACCGCCGAGCTTTTGCCTAATGAAGCGATAGTTGAACCCGTAACCTGCAATGCAAATGGATCAATCACCATACCAGAGCCCCGCGAAGGTTTTACTTTTAGCTGGGTAAAAATAGAAACTGATGGCAGCCGGGTACCTAAAGGAAATACACAAAGTATCACTAATTTAGAGGTTGGCACTTATGAAGTAACTGTTGATGATGGCTGTAAAGCTTTTCCTTCAGTATTCATCATTAAAGATCAAAAATTAACCAAACCCAATATCCAACCGATTTCTCCTGCCTGCGGACAAACTTCTTTTACTTATACGGCTGAGGTTTTAAGGGGAAAAGGAGTATTAAAATACAAGTGGACCAATACGGCAACAAATGTTGTAGTAAGTACTGCTAACCCTGCCAACTTACCTGAAGGTACTTATTTTGTAACTGTATCGGATGAAGCAAACTGCTCACTCGATTCAGATCCGATTACGGTTAAAAGAAAACCAAAAATTATCATCACCAGTACCACAGCACCAAAACACGCAACTTGTGGCAGCCAAAATGGAGCAATCAAGGATTTAAAATTTACCGATTTCACCGGAACAATGACTTATAAATGGTATAAACCAGATCTTCTTACCGGCGCTCTAGGTGATGTAATTGCAACCACCGCCGACCTCCAAAATGTTGAAGGTGGTAATTATACCATTGTGGTAACCGATCAGGGAGAGTGCGGATCTACTTCTGCTTCTTATTTTATTATTACCGATAATACCATCCAGATCAGCGATGCTTCGATCAGAAAAAATGAAACCTGTAACAGCAGCAATGGCACCATAGGTGGGATTACTTTAACAGATGCAGATGGTTACGAGTGGATAGGGCCAGATGGGATTACCATTAAAAAAGGTACTTATTCTGTAGGAACATCTTTATTAATCGAAAACCTAAAAGCTGGTTCTTACAGGCTTTGGGCAAGCAACAGCAAGTCTACCTGTCCAAGGGTTCCAAGAGATTTTGTGGTAACTGCAACACCACTTCCGGTTTACAACTTTTCGCACCGCGAATCGCCAACAACCTGTGGTTTAATTAATGGAACCATTGATCTTGATTTTAGCTCGGCCCTTCCATACCGATATGAGTGGAAAGATCAGGCAGGCAACATTGTTTTAAGTACCAAAACCACTACTTCCATTTCTCTTAAAAATTTACCTGGTGGTACTTATACCATGTATGCTTACGATATTAATAACTGTAGCCCGGTTATTATGGGCCCTTATACCATAGAGGTAACTCCACTGCTTACTATTGTGCCTAAAACCGGAACAACGGTAAAAGATGGGTGTACCCTGCAAAGGGGGGCGGTTACTGGCGTTGAGGTAATCGGCGGTGTACCTGGTTATACTTTTAAATGGTTAAACGAGACTGGCGAAGCCGTTCAGTTTACCCAGGATTTAACCAAAATTGGTGCGGGAATATACCGTTTAGAAGTTAAAGACAAAACAGCCTGCGGTTACGCCATCAGTGAGCCGTTTACCATCGTTGATGAGCCATTTAAAATCCTCGCTCCGATTATCAATGATCTCCGCGTTTGTTATGTTTCTGATATTGTATTGCCCGTAATTGCTCCGGAAGAAGGCACCTATCAGTTATTCGAAAAACTTGATGATACCAAGCCATTTTTAGAAAGCACTACAGGCATTTTCAAATTTAAAGTGGCTAAAACTGCTGATTATTATATACGTAGAAAACTGGGATCCTGTACCAGCGAATTTACCAAAGTACATGTAGAAGTAACCCACGATAACCTGGAAATCACCAATACTATGACGCCAAACGGCGATGGTATGAATGATGTTTGGCAGGTAAGAGGATTACCCGATTTTAAAGGCACCAACATTAAGATTTATACCCGTGGTGGTCAGCTGGTGTACGAATCTATCGGCAATTACAACAAACCCTTTGATGGCCGTTTCAGGGATAAAGAATTACCTGCAGGGGTTTATTATTATGTGATTGATCTCCGGGCCGAATGCAAACCATTGGGCGGCAGTATTACACTGTTACGTTAA